The Streptomyces sp. B3I8 nucleotide sequence GCGGGAGTTACGTTGACGGCATGACTGATACCTGGCGGGCCGGTGACCCCGGCGTGCTGAAACTGCCCTCGGGCCGGCTGGTCCGGGGGCGCGGCCTGCGGCACCCGCTGCCACCGGGCGCGACACCCCGGTACGGCGTGTACCTGCTCGGTGGCCGGCCGCCGGAGACCGACTGGGAGGCCTGCTGGCTGCGCTGGCCCGACTTCCGGCTGCCCGCCGACCGGGCACGGGCGCGCGAGGTGCTCGCCGACGCGTGGGAGCGGGCCGGCGCCGAACGCGTCGAGTTCGCCTGCGGCGGCGGGCGCGGACGCACCGGGACGGCGCTGGCCTGCCTGGCGGTCCTCGACGGGGTACCGGCGGCCGAGGCGGTGGCGTTCGTGCGCCGCCACTACGACCGCCGGGCGGTGGAGACGCCGTGGCAGAAGCGGTACGTACGGGCTTTCAGCTGATGGCGACCGGGTGATTTGGGTGGGCGGGGGGCCGTCAGGCCCGGTCGATGTGCACGTTCGTCGACTTCACCCGGGCCGTGGCCTCCACGCCCACCTCCAGGCCCAGTTCCTCCACCGCCTCGCGGGTCAGCAGGGACACCAGGCGGTGCGGGCCCGCCTGGATCTCCACCTGCGCCGCCACGTCGCCCAGCTTGACCGCCGTGACGATGCCGGGGAACGCGTTGCGGACCGAGGTGTACGAGGGGAGGTCCTCGGTCCCGTCCGGGCCGCCGCCGCGCGCGAGCTCCACGGAGAAGGCGGCGAGGTCGCGGCCCTCGATCAGGCGGCGTCCGCCCTCGTCCCGGTGGGTGGCCATGCGGCCCGCGTCGGCCCAGCGGCGCGCGGTGTCCGGGCTGACGCCCAGGAGACGGGCGGCCTGGCCGATCGTGTAGGACTGCATGGCCGTCAAGATAGCCCGAGCGGTCCCGGATACGTGGACAGGGGGCGTTGCGGGCCGCTCGTGGAGGCCCGCAGCGCCCCCTGGCTCGATGTGCGACGGGGATGGCGGGACCGATCCCTGTCTGCCCGGGCGAGCGGCACGGATGTCACGCTAGGACGCGTCGTGGACCTCTCCCAAGGAGGGAACCCCCTACGGCCCCGCGCGCAGGGAAAACCCTCGATGACCTGAGGGTGGGAGAAACAGTCCGCGGGCCGGGTGCGGACACCCGGTCCGCGGGTCCAGTGCGGACGTTCAGTCCGCGCGTCGCGCTGCCGCCAGCCGGACGATGTCCACCCGGGAGCGGATGCCCAGCTTGCGGTACACCCGCGTCAACGTCGCCTCGACCGTCTTCACGCTGATGAACAGCCGCGCCGCGATCTCCCGGTTCGTCGCCCCCTCCATCACCAGCGCCGCCACCTGTCGCTCGGTCGCGGCGAGCCCTCCCAGGGCCTCCGCCCCCGGCGACGCCCCCGCCCGCACCGCCGCCGAAGCGCCCGGCTCGGCCGCCGGCTCCGCCTCGACCTGCCGCAGCCACGGCATCGCCCGGCACCGCCGGAACAGCCGCGCGGCCTCCTCGTAGGAGGCGCCGCCTCCCGGCCGCCGCCCCCGCAGTCCCGCCAGCGCGTACACCGCCCGCGCCTCCTCCAGCCCGTACCCGAGCCGCCCCAGCCGGTCCCGCGCCGACATCAGCTGCCGTACCGCGCCGTCGACGTCCCCGCGCGCGGCCCGCACCAGCGCCTCCGCGCGGTCCAGTACCGCCAGCACGCTCTCCCGCCCGAGCGCGGCGGCCCGTACCCGTGTGACGTCGACGAGCCGCTGGGCCTCCGCGACCTCGCCGACGCGCACCAGCGCCTCCGCGAGATCGCCGTGCCAGCGTCCGCGCGCCGGATCGGTCACGCCGAGCTGCTCCTCCACGTCCCGCACCCGCCGCAGCGAGCGCACCGCGCCCGCCGCGTCCCCGGCCACGAGCTGGGCGTGCCCCAGCGCGCCGAGCGCCCGGGAGAGATACACCTGGTCGCCGTGGTCCTCGGCGCGTGCCACCGCCTCCCGGGCCAGCGCGCCGGCCCGCTCCACGTCACCGCCCGCGGCCTCCGCGAGCGAGGTGAACATCGCCGCGGCGGCCTGGCCGATGCCCGTGTCGCGGGCCAGCCGCAGGCTCTCCCGGGCCAGGTCGAGGGCGCGGGCGCAGTGCCCGGAGCGCAGTTCGGTCTCGGCCAGCCCGCGCAGGAAGTGCACCTCGCTCTCGACCATTCCGCGCCGGCGCACCTCGCGCAGCAGCGCGCTGATCGTGGTGCGGGCCTCGGCGAGCCGGTCGCTCATGATCAGCCAGCGGAAGCGGGCGGAGCCGACGCCGTTGTGGTCGCAGGCGACCCGCGGGTCCTGCGGCTCCTTCAGCGCCCGCTTGATGGTGGCCGGGGCGTCCGGGTGGCCCATCAGCGTCTCCGCCTGGGCCTGGAAGGCGAGCGCCATCAGTTCGGTGCGCCGGTCGCCCGCCCGCTCGGCCAGCGCGGCCGCCCGCGCGGCCTCCTGCCGGGCCTCGGGGAAGTCGCCCTCGTAGAGCATGGCCCGCCAGGCGAGCTGGTAGTGCACGAGCGCCAGCAGCCGGGGGTCCTCACCGGCGTCGGCGAGCGCCTGCGGGTACGCCGCGTCGACCTCGCCCAGGGCGTGCCCCGCCGACTCGATCACCACGATCCAGGCCCGTACGCGTTCGGCGGGATCGGTGGCGTCGGCCAGGACCTGGCGGGCGAGGTTACGGGCGAGGTCGGTCTCGCCGGCCGTCAGCGCGTCCTCGGCCGCCTGCAGCCGCCGCACGGACGGGCCCGGCTCGGCGTCCGGCGGGGTGTGCCGGGCGGCGAGCAGACCGAGCCCCGCCGCCACGGAGGGGGCCCCGCGTTCCCGGGCCGCCGCGGCGGCCTCGCCGAGCCGCTCGGCGACCCGGGGGTCCGTTCCGTCGGTGGCCAGCGCCAGGTGCCGGGCACGTTCGATCGGGTCGGAGGCGGCCGTGGACAGCGCCGCGTGCGCGGAGCGCCGCTCCTGCGGGTCGGCCTCCGCGTACAGTGCGGCGGAGATCAGCGGGTGCGCGAACCGTACGCCGGGGGAGTCCCGGTCGGTCACCAGCAGCCCGAGCGCGGCGGCCTGCGCGATCTCGGCCTCGGCGTTCTCCCGCCCGGCGGCGTGCAGCAGCGCGGTGGTCGGGCGGGCGCCGGCGCTGGCCACGAGGAGGGTACGGCGGGCCTCCGCGGGCAGCGCCTCCAGCCGGTTGAGGACGAGGGCGCGCAGCGACGTCGGCACCGGCAGCGGTTCGCCCGGGCCGGGCGGGACGGGATTCTCGGCGAGCGCGCGGCCCAGTTCCAGGGCGAAGAGCGGGTTGCCCCCGCTGGTGCGGTGGATCTCCCGCACGGTCGGGCGGGGCAGCGCGCCGAAGCCGCGGCGGGTGAGGAGTTCGGCGGTCCCCGTGCGGGAGAGCGGGCCGACGCGCACCGCGAGGGTGTCCGGTGGTGTGGCGCGCAGGAAACGGTCGTGCTCGGGGCCGGAGCCGTGCGGATCGCTTCCGGTGCGTGCGGCGCACAGTATCCGGATCGGCATGTCGCCGAGGCGACGGGCGGCGAAGCCGAGGAGTTCGGTGCTGGCGGGGTCCAGCCATTGCAGGTCGTCGGCGACGATCAGGACGGGGCCGCGGGCGGCGAGCGCGCGCAGGGTGGAGAGCACGGCGAGGCGCAGGGCGAGACCGTCGCGCTCCAGGGTGGACTCGCCGCGGCCGGTGAGCGCGGACTCCAGCGCGGTGCGCTGGGCGGCGGGCAGGCGGTCGGCGACGTCGGCGGCGACCAGGCCGAGGAGATCGGCCAGGGCGAGGAAGGGGAGGTGGGACTCGGACTCGGTGGCGGAGCAGCGCAGCACGGTGTGCGCGGTGGGCGCGTGCTCGGTGGCGAGCGCGCGCAGGACGGTGGACTTGCCGATGCCGGCGGGGCCGTGGACGAGGACGCTGCCGCCGCGGGCGAGTTGCTCGCGGGCGCCGGCGACGAGGTCCTCGCGGCCGACGAGGGGGGTGGGGCGGGCTCTGCCGGGTTCTTCGGACTCGCGTCCCACGGTCTCCGCCTCCTCCTGCTGTCGGGCCGGAGCCAATCTTAGGTGCGGCGCGCGGGTGACCGAACGGACCTTTCCCGCCCCCGCCGCCTCCACCCTTCCCGTCCCCCAGGGGCTCCGCCCTCTCGACCCCCGGGTGGGCGGGGAGCCGGGGCGGGTCGGGCGGGCGCCCGGGAGCCCGGGTGGGTGGGGTTGTGGGGTGGGTGCGGGTCGGGTGCGACCAGCCATGTCCCGGTCCGCAGTCGCCGGGTGTACGCGTACCCCCGAGCTGTGAGGCGCTCCGGTGCCCGTCAGGAACGCACGGGCGCGGGGAACCGCGCGGGGGCCACGAGGCACCCGCGGTCGCCCGACCGGTGCGCGCGCCCGAGTTCCGAGGCGCTTGGGCTCCCGGGCCACCACAGCCCCCGCCCCGCCCGGAGGGCTACGGCAGTGCGCCCGCCCGGCGGGCGGCGACGACCGCCTCGCCGCGTGTCCTCGCGCCCAGCTTCCGCATCGCGGACCTCAGGTAACCCTTGACCGTCTCGGGGCGGACACCCAGCCGCTCCGCCGCCCCCGCGTTCGTCGCCCCGACCGCGACCCACGCCAGCACGTCGACCTCCCGGGGCGACAGCCCCACGTCGACCGCACCCCCGTCCGCCCCCGCGAGCCGCCCGCACACCGCCAGCAGCTCCGCCCGCAGCGCCGGGTCGGCGATGCGCGGCGCCAGCGCGCGCAGTGCCCCGTGCGCCTCCCGTACGCGCTCCCAGTCACCGGTGGCCCCGCCGTCACCCCCGGCCCCGCCGCCGGAGGCGTCCCGCGCCGCCGCCAAGAGCCCCGCCGCCTCGTCCCGCACCACCAGCGACTGCTCCACGTCCCGCGCCGCCGCCACCGCCGCCGCCAGTGTGCGGTCGCCCAGCGGCTGGGCCGAGCGCAGCGCCCCGTACAGCACCCCGCGCACCCGCCGCCGTACCACCACCGGCACCGCGACCACCGACCGCAGTCCCTCCCTGGCCACCGGTGCGTCGTACTCGTGCGTGATGTGCCGGGCCGCCGCGTACTCGGTCACCGCGTACGGCCGGGCCAGCGCCACCACCTTGCCGCCGAGACCGTTGCCGGACACCACCGCCAGCGAGCGCAGCGCGGCCGTCGCGGTCCCGCTCAGCTCGCTGATGCGGATCTGCGGGCGCCCGGGTTCGACCAGCCCGCCGAACGCCACCGGCAGCCCCGTCGTCCGCCGCAGCCGCGCCAGCGCCCCGCGCATCTCCGCCGCATCGGCCGCCCGGCCCGCGTCAGCCGCCATACCGTCCGCCCTTCGCCGCACCCGTCACCACGGGTACCCGTCACCCACCCCCCGTTCGGGGGTGGTGAGACCCGCATCACGGATTAGACGATGGGGAACGGCTGTCCGGCAATGAGTCCGGCACTGAGGAGGACACATGACGGCGACTACGGGTACGGGCGCGACGGACGAGTTCAGGGCCGCGCGGGACTTCCTGCTCACCCACCGCGAGGACTGGGCCGCGGCCTACGAGGGCTTCCGCTGGCCCCGCCCGGCGCGCTTCAACTGGGCGCTCGACTGGTTCGACGTCATCGCCCGGGGCAACGACCGCACCGCCCTGCACATCGTCGAGGAGGACGGCAGCACCGTCCGGCTGTCCTTCGCCGAGCTGTCCGAACGCTCCGACCGGATCGCGAACTGGCTGCGCGGGCGCGGGGTGCGCGCCGAGGACCGGGTGCTGGTCATGCTGGGCAACCAGGCCGAGCTGTGGGAGACCATGCTCGCCGCGATGAAACTGCGCGCCGTCGTCATCCCCGCCACCCCCCTCCTCGGCCCCGCCGACCTGCGTGACCGTGTCGAGCGCGGCCGCGTACGGCACGTCGTCGTGCGGACCGAGGA carries:
- a CDS encoding protein phosphatase, encoding MTDTWRAGDPGVLKLPSGRLVRGRGLRHPLPPGATPRYGVYLLGGRPPETDWEACWLRWPDFRLPADRARAREVLADAWERAGAERVEFACGGGRGRTGTALACLAVLDGVPAAEAVAFVRRHYDRRAVETPWQKRYVRAFS
- a CDS encoding molybdopterin-binding protein — encoded protein: MQSYTIGQAARLLGVSPDTARRWADAGRMATHRDEGGRRLIEGRDLAAFSVELARGGGPDGTEDLPSYTSVRNAFPGIVTAVKLGDVAAQVEIQAGPHRLVSLLTREAVEELGLEVGVEATARVKSTNVHIDRA
- a CDS encoding AAA family ATPase; the protein is MGRESEEPGRARPTPLVGREDLVAGAREQLARGGSVLVHGPAGIGKSTVLRALATEHAPTAHTVLRCSATESESHLPFLALADLLGLVAADVADRLPAAQRTALESALTGRGESTLERDGLALRLAVLSTLRALAARGPVLIVADDLQWLDPASTELLGFAARRLGDMPIRILCAARTGSDPHGSGPEHDRFLRATPPDTLAVRVGPLSRTGTAELLTRRGFGALPRPTVREIHRTSGGNPLFALELGRALAENPVPPGPGEPLPVPTSLRALVLNRLEALPAEARRTLLVASAGARPTTALLHAAGRENAEAEIAQAAALGLLVTDRDSPGVRFAHPLISAALYAEADPQERRSAHAALSTAASDPIERARHLALATDGTDPRVAERLGEAAAAARERGAPSVAAGLGLLAARHTPPDAEPGPSVRRLQAAEDALTAGETDLARNLARQVLADATDPAERVRAWIVVIESAGHALGEVDAAYPQALADAGEDPRLLALVHYQLAWRAMLYEGDFPEARQEAARAAALAERAGDRRTELMALAFQAQAETLMGHPDAPATIKRALKEPQDPRVACDHNGVGSARFRWLIMSDRLAEARTTISALLREVRRRGMVESEVHFLRGLAETELRSGHCARALDLARESLRLARDTGIGQAAAAMFTSLAEAAGGDVERAGALAREAVARAEDHGDQVYLSRALGALGHAQLVAGDAAGAVRSLRRVRDVEEQLGVTDPARGRWHGDLAEALVRVGEVAEAQRLVDVTRVRAAALGRESVLAVLDRAEALVRAARGDVDGAVRQLMSARDRLGRLGYGLEEARAVYALAGLRGRRPGGGASYEEAARLFRRCRAMPWLRQVEAEPAAEPGASAAVRAGASPGAEALGGLAATERQVAALVMEGATNREIAARLFISVKTVEATLTRVYRKLGIRSRVDIVRLAAARRAD
- a CDS encoding helix-turn-helix transcriptional regulator, which gives rise to MAADAGRAADAAEMRGALARLRRTTGLPVAFGGLVEPGRPQIRISELSGTATAALRSLAVVSGNGLGGKVVALARPYAVTEYAAARHITHEYDAPVAREGLRSVVAVPVVVRRRVRGVLYGALRSAQPLGDRTLAAAVAAARDVEQSLVVRDEAAGLLAAARDASGGGAGGDGGATGDWERVREAHGALRALAPRIADPALRAELLAVCGRLAGADGGAVDVGLSPREVDVLAWVAVGATNAGAAERLGVRPETVKGYLRSAMRKLGARTRGEAVVAARRAGALP